The Streptomyces sp. Alt3 genome has a segment encoding these proteins:
- a CDS encoding ROK family transcriptional regulator has product MSPSKIRFSELVSEQTRAEIFATVLTAGPISRTQLAQRLGLVPSSVTRMLPPLLEHDYLRESDTAPNGRGRPQKMLHVNPDKHLVVGLKIGPAQVSGVVTDMAANVLARAEQPLDDCTPQTALSAAASLTGRLLAEAPDATDRVLGLGVGVSGHVDSAAGICRYSSLLDWNKVDVAGPLMEATGLPVVVNNDVNTLVVAERWFGEGRDTDSFAVVTVGPGIGCGLLLDGSLFSGATGLAGELGHLPLDPAGPMCSCGRRGCLEALAGDRAVLRHLRDAGIACDTIAEAIDLARGASGAANTVARSAFAEAGTALGRGMAGMCNLLNLQKIIIAGEGAVAYDLFGPAMTAALEAQAFSTAASDCDIHVDPVRHDLWARGAACLVIRDAVGAAIS; this is encoded by the coding sequence ATGAGCCCGTCCAAGATCCGGTTTTCGGAGCTTGTCAGTGAGCAGACGCGCGCGGAGATCTTCGCGACCGTCCTCACCGCTGGGCCCATCTCGCGCACCCAGCTCGCCCAGCGACTCGGCCTCGTGCCCTCCTCGGTGACCCGCATGCTGCCGCCGCTTCTCGAGCACGACTATCTGCGTGAGAGCGACACCGCACCGAACGGCCGCGGCCGGCCGCAGAAGATGCTGCACGTTAACCCCGACAAGCACCTGGTCGTCGGTCTGAAGATCGGCCCCGCGCAGGTGTCGGGAGTCGTCACCGACATGGCGGCCAACGTCCTGGCCCGCGCCGAGCAGCCACTGGACGACTGCACCCCTCAGACCGCCCTGTCCGCCGCTGCCTCCCTGACCGGCAGGCTCCTCGCAGAGGCGCCCGATGCGACGGACAGGGTGCTCGGCCTCGGAGTAGGAGTGAGCGGCCACGTCGATTCGGCGGCCGGAATCTGCCGCTACTCATCCCTGCTCGACTGGAACAAGGTCGACGTGGCCGGCCCCTTGATGGAGGCGACCGGGCTGCCGGTGGTCGTCAACAACGACGTCAACACCCTGGTCGTCGCGGAACGCTGGTTCGGCGAGGGCCGGGACACCGACTCCTTCGCCGTGGTCACCGTCGGCCCGGGCATCGGCTGCGGCCTGCTCTTGGACGGCTCCCTCTTCTCCGGCGCCACCGGACTTGCCGGAGAGCTCGGCCACCTTCCCCTCGACCCCGCAGGTCCCATGTGCAGCTGCGGCCGCCGCGGCTGCCTGGAGGCCCTGGCCGGCGACCGAGCCGTCCTGCGCCACCTCCGGGACGCCGGCATCGCCTGCGACACGATCGCCGAAGCCATCGACCTCGCACGTGGCGCAAGCGGAGCGGCGAACACCGTCGCCCGCTCCGCGTTCGCCGAAGCCGGCACCGCCCTCGGACGGGGCATGGCCGGCATGTGCAACCTGCTCAACCTGCAGAAAATCATCATCGCCGGGGAGGGAGCGGTCGCCTACGACCTCTTCGGCCCGGCCATGACCGCGGCACTGGAAGCGCAGGCATTCTCCACGGCTGCTTCGGACTGCGACATCCATGTCGACCCCGTCCGGCACGATCTCTGGGCCCGAGGCGCTGCCTGCCTGGTCATCCGTGACGCGGTGGGCGCCGCAATCTCCTGA
- a CDS encoding family 49 glycosyl hydrolase: MPAGRLRRLNPLAAIAAGLALALAGAVTPASALASATPLPSGRLVPAAALAAAASAPAPGAAGETANSEQLQTWWHDNHEFNTSSPVGGDKVRRSSFYDVKVATAAAPTTKYDSFAYMSIPRSGKGKIGYTKEDGAEFSASANLTMSWSSFQYTADVWVDVSLRTDQSISSADQVKIKPSSLNFDKELVNSKTVRVKVPYSSKGYRFSVEFDPQLYTAYNDMSGPANDAGKLTTTGGGNNRAIHTEPRNSMMIFAEPTPTGAEKERLIPTAASGSIHYPEPGQVTNLNNISQDIIYFRPGTYTMGSKYHAVLPANVKWVYLAPGAYVKGAFRFFHDTQGLYKVTGYGVLSGEQYVYEADTNNNYDHLSGASNCHASCVKMLQFQSADAQQYLDLQGVTINEPPYHSFVVYGNEQTFQMRVDNYKQVGSWYWQTDGIELYRGSTMKNTFFNANDDVLKMYHSDVNIDNTVIWKNENGPVIQWGWTPRNIDNVRVTNTHVIHNRMYWKDVKYNTCILNSSSHWEDMGSTTKGDPNTKVQNMTFENITVEGQTNCAIRVFALSSTENIHVKNLKIDSWNGLDPGSQVSLLKRYTNTAGQKVTLGNETTQSKGLKLENYTVGGTVINKAGTNWGADQPGRLGFDAETWDNWNAWGAGGNPDPGSEPTTGSGRIVNGGNTKCIDRAAAGTANGTAIQQWTCANTASMTWTLDGQQLKSGGKCLDVEGGATANGTKAHLWDCGGWDSQKWAFQANGTLKNLKSGRCLDVEGQSTANGARLHLWDCSTWASQKFSLTA; encoded by the coding sequence ATGCCCGCAGGAAGACTGCGACGGCTCAACCCGCTGGCGGCCATCGCCGCCGGCCTGGCCTTGGCGCTCGCCGGCGCCGTCACGCCGGCCAGCGCTCTGGCTTCGGCCACCCCCTTGCCCTCGGGCCGGCTTGTCCCCGCGGCAGCCCTTGCCGCCGCGGCCTCGGCACCCGCGCCGGGAGCGGCGGGAGAGACCGCGAACAGCGAGCAGCTGCAGACCTGGTGGCACGACAACCACGAGTTCAACACGAGCAGCCCGGTGGGCGGTGACAAGGTGCGGCGGTCCTCCTTCTACGACGTGAAGGTCGCCACGGCCGCGGCGCCGACCACGAAGTACGACTCGTTCGCGTACATGAGCATCCCCCGCAGCGGCAAGGGAAAGATCGGCTACACCAAGGAGGACGGCGCGGAGTTCTCCGCCTCGGCGAACCTCACCATGAGCTGGTCGTCGTTCCAGTACACGGCCGACGTGTGGGTCGACGTCTCACTGCGCACCGACCAGAGCATCTCCTCGGCCGACCAGGTCAAGATCAAGCCGAGCAGCTTGAACTTCGACAAGGAGCTGGTCAACAGCAAGACCGTCCGGGTCAAGGTGCCCTACAGCTCGAAGGGCTACCGGTTCTCGGTCGAGTTCGACCCGCAGCTGTACACGGCCTACAACGACATGTCCGGCCCGGCCAACGACGCCGGCAAGCTGACCACCACCGGCGGCGGCAACAACCGGGCCATCCACACCGAGCCGCGCAACTCGATGATGATCTTCGCCGAGCCGACGCCGACCGGCGCGGAGAAGGAGCGGCTGATCCCCACCGCCGCGTCGGGAAGCATCCACTACCCCGAGCCCGGCCAGGTCACGAACCTGAACAACATCAGCCAGGACATCATCTACTTCCGCCCGGGCACCTACACCATGGGCTCGAAGTACCACGCGGTGCTCCCGGCCAACGTCAAGTGGGTCTACCTGGCACCCGGCGCGTACGTGAAGGGCGCCTTCCGCTTCTTCCACGACACCCAGGGCCTGTACAAGGTGACCGGGTACGGAGTCCTCTCCGGTGAGCAGTACGTCTACGAGGCGGACACCAACAACAACTACGACCACCTCAGCGGGGCGTCGAACTGTCACGCCTCCTGCGTGAAGATGCTCCAGTTCCAGTCCGCCGACGCCCAGCAGTACCTCGATCTGCAGGGCGTGACGATCAACGAACCGCCCTACCACTCGTTCGTCGTCTACGGCAACGAGCAAACCTTCCAGATGCGCGTCGACAACTACAAGCAGGTCGGCTCCTGGTACTGGCAGACCGACGGCATCGAGCTCTACCGCGGCAGCACCATGAAGAACACATTCTTCAACGCCAACGACGACGTCCTGAAGATGTACCACAGCGACGTCAACATCGATAACACCGTCATCTGGAAGAACGAGAACGGCCCCGTCATCCAGTGGGGCTGGACCCCCCGCAACATCGACAACGTCCGGGTGACCAACACCCACGTCATCCACAACCGGATGTACTGGAAGGACGTCAAGTACAACACCTGCATCCTCAACTCCTCCTCCCACTGGGAGGACATGGGGTCCACCACCAAGGGCGACCCCAACACGAAGGTCCAGAACATGACCTTCGAGAACATCACCGTCGAAGGCCAGACCAACTGCGCGATCCGCGTCTTCGCCCTCTCCAGCACCGAGAACATCCACGTCAAGAACCTGAAGATTGACAGCTGGAACGGCCTCGACCCGGGCAGCCAGGTCAGCCTCCTCAAGCGCTACACCAACACCGCCGGCCAAAAAGTCACCCTGGGCAACGAAACGACCCAGAGCAAGGGCCTCAAGCTCGAGAACTACACCGTCGGCGGCACCGTCATCAACAAGGCCGGCACCAACTGGGGAGCGGACCAGCCCGGCCGCCTCGGCTTCGACGCGGAGACCTGGGACAACTGGAACGCCTGGGGCGCCGGCGGCAATCCCGATCCTGGCTCCGAACCGACCACGGGCTCCGGCCGGATCGTCAACGGCGGCAACACCAAGTGCATCGACCGCGCCGCAGCCGGTACGGCCAACGGCACCGCGATCCAGCAGTGGACCTGCGCCAACACAGCCTCGATGACGTGGACGCTGGACGGCCAGCAGCTCAAGTCCGGCGGCAAGTGCCTGGACGTCGAGGGCGGCGCCACCGCCAACGGCACCAAGGCGCACCTGTGGGACTGCGGCGGCTGGGACAGCCAGAAGTGGGCCTTCCAGGCCAACGGCACCCTGAAGAACCTCAAGTCCGGCCGCTGCCTCGATGTCGAAGGCCAGAGCACTGCCAACGGTGCCCGCCTCCACCTGTGGGACTGCAGCACCTGGGCCAGCCAGAAGTTCAGCCTCACCGCCTAG